In Microtus ochrogaster isolate Prairie Vole_2 chromosome 4, MicOch1.0, whole genome shotgun sequence, one genomic interval encodes:
- the Dus2 gene encoding tRNA-dihydrouridine(20) synthase [NAD(P)+]-like isoform X2 — protein sequence MGCPKEYSTKGGMGAALLSDPDKIEKILSTLVKGTHRPVTCKIRILPSLEDTLNLVKRIERTGISAIAVHGRNREERPQHPVSCEAIRAIAETLSIPVIANGGSHDHIQQYLDIEDFRQATAASSVMVARAAMWNPSIFLKDGLRPLEEVMQKYLRYAVQYDNHYTNTKYCLCQMLREQLESPQGRLLHAAQSSQEICEAFGFGAFYEETIRKLDARRADLLAKTPEAVEEPTEDTSGIIKMAIRFDRRAYPPQITPKMCLLEWCRREKLPQPVYETVQRPVDRMFCSVVTVAEQRYQSTLWDKSKKLAEQTAAIVCLRSQGLPEGRLGEENSSLNKRKREAPDQDLGDPRVQEPALPGEICKKPFVTLGSSEDNLLEGC from the exons ATGGGCTGTCCAAAAGAATATTCCACTAAG GGAGGAATGGGAGCTGCTCTGTTGTCAGACCCTGACAAGATTGAGAAG ATTCTCAGCACTCTTGTTAAAGGAACACACAGACCTGTGACTTGTAAAATCCGAATCCTGCCATCG CTAGAAGACACCCTGAACCTTGTGAAGCGGATAGAGAGGACTGGCATTTCAGCCATTGCAGTTCATGGGAG gAACCGGGAAGAACGACCTCAGCACCCTGTCAGCTGTGAAGCTATACGAGCCATTGCCGAAACCCTCTCCATTCCTGTCATAGCCAA TGGAGGATCTCATGATCACATCCAGCAATATTTGGACATAGAGGACTTTCGCCAAGCCACAGCCGCCTCTTCAGTGATGGTGGCTCGAGCAGCCATGTGGAACCCCTCCATCTTCCTCAAGGATGGCCTTCGCCCCCTGGAGGAAGTCATGCAGAAGTACCTCAGATAT GCGGTGCAGTATGATAACCACTACACCAACACCAAATACTGCTTGTGCCAGATGCTGCGGGAACAGCTGGAGTCGCCCCAAGGAAGGTTGCTCCATGCTGCCCAGTCTTCCCAGGAAATTTG TGAGGCCTTTGGCTTTGGTGCCTTCTATGAGGAGACCATTCGGAAGCTAGATGCCCGGCGAGCTGACCTCTTGGCTAAGACTCCAGAGGCAGTTGAGGAACCCACTGAAGACACATCTGGCATCATTAAGATGGCTATCAGATTTGACAG GAGAGCATACCCACCCCAAATTACCCCCAAGATGTGCCTACTGGAATGGTGTCGGAGAGAGAAGTTGCCACAGCCCGTGTATGAAACA GTTCAGCGGCCCGTAGATCGCATGTTCTGCTCTGTCGTCACTGTTGCGGAGCAAAGGTACCAGTCCACGTTGTG GGACAAGTCCAAGAAACTGGCGGAGCAGACTGCAGCCATCGTCTGTCTGCGGAGTCAGGGCCTCCCTGAGGGTCGACTGGGTGAGGAGAACTCCTCCTTGAACAAGCGCAAGCGAGAGGCCCCTGATCAAGATCTTGGGGACCCCAGAGTTCAGGAGCCAGCACTACCTGGGGAGATATGCAAGAAGCCATTTGTAACCCTGGGAAGTAGTGAAGATAATCTCCTGGAAGGCTGTTGA